DNA from Candidatus Binatia bacterium:
AACCGTGTTCAACCCTGAAAGGGGTTGCGTCTCACGGCCTCAATCCCATACGTACCGCTCGTCGTATGCCACGCCGTGGGCCTCCAGCAGCTGACGGAACTCCGTCTGGAAGTCCCACTGTCCATGATGCTCCTCTTGCTGTCCGATGTACCGTTCCACCTTTCCGCTCAGAGACTGACTCACCGAGAAGGCGCCATATCCGGCCTGCCACTGAAAGCCCCATAGCGATGCACCTTGAGTCTTGGCCCACTGCGACGAGGCCCGCTTCAACTCCTTGACCCATTCGGCCACCGTGATGGTGCGGCCCTGGCGCGCTAGAAGATGCACATGATCGTCAACGCCACCGACCCGGACCACGGGGCAATCCAGGCGCACGGAGACAGCGCCAAGG
Protein-coding regions in this window:
- a CDS encoding transposase, which encodes MHIIFSTKDRRPLLGDLILRAAMHRYLGAVSVRLDCPVVRVGGVDDHVHLLARQGRTITVAEWVKELKRASSQWAKTQGASLWGFQWQAGYGAFSVSQSLSGKVERYIGQQEEHHGQWDFQTEFRQLLEAHGVAYDERYVWD